The genomic DNA TGCTCATTAACAGCATGAATTCTTTTAGCAAACCTCTCTGTCCCCTGTGCCACTTTTGTGCTTGAACTCTACTCGTGAATTCCTTACAGGTCTGGGATGAGCATCAGAAATCTTTGCTGACAGAGCTCAGCGATACCAGCCTGCAGCTTTGCGGGGATGGGCGATGTGATTCCCCTGGCTACAGCGCCAAGTTCCTCTCATACTCCTTCCTGTGCCCTAAAAAGAGAAAAATCGTACATACAGAGCAAGTTCAAGTGAAGGAGGTAAGTCAAGCAAAAAGCAGTTCAGATGCTTTCATGATAGGTCTTATTATGCAAGCAACATTTACCCCAGCCAACTAAAATATGGCATGCAACGTTGACATGCAATCCGAGCCGTTCAGTGGCTCATCGCAGTAAAGAGGTGGTCCTTCTTTCGAGATTTCTGAACTGGGTATTGCTACGATTACATTTTTCAGGCTGTATATTAATACCTGAAATACCGGGCGCTGAataagaaacaccaatgtatgaaagcctctaaccctacagctagaaaagaactagcagaactttccaagttaatcaacaagcgaaagacagctgacataaggaagtgtaatatggatagaattgaagatgctctcaagaatggaggaagcctaaaagcaatgaagaagaaactaggaataggcaagaataagatgtatgcattaagagacaaagccggcaatatcattactaatatggacgagatagctcaagtggctgaggagttctatacagatttatacagtaccagtagcacccacgatgataatggaagagagaatagtctagagtaatttgaaatcccacaagtaacgccagaagaagtaaagaaagccttgggagctatgcaaaggggaaggcagctggagaggatcaggtaacagtagatttatTGAAggttggtgggcagattgttctacaaaaactggccaccctgtatacgcaatgcctcatgacctcaagtgtaccagaatcttggaaggacgccaacataatcttaatccataagaaaggggactccaagGACTCCAAAGCAggaggcagcagaaagttaggtgggcggataggattaagaagtttggagggacaacatggccacaattagtacatgaccggggtgggcgaagcataggagaggcctttgccctgcagtgggcatagccaggctgatgatgatatcaaTACCAGCGGTGTTTTCTGTGCATTCCTGTTTTGCAGAGTGAACAAGTGCAGGCAAGTGCCCAAATGGAAAAAGGGGGCCTCGTAAGAGGTCTCAAATTTCTTTCTGAGCAAGGCGTGACTGTGGGCTCATTGACTACGGACCGCCACTCGGGAATTAAGAAGCACATGCGGCTGCAACATCCGGACATCGATCATCACTTAGATGTGTGGCATGTTGCAAAGGGTACGAAAAAATTCATGTTGTTCGCTTGCAACAGATGGCCTGTGCGTCACCTAGTGCACTTACTGAATGTACATGTCATTGTATAATGGATTGTTCAGTGGATACGTATGCTAAGAAAAGGAAATTCATACAATCACGATTATACCGCTGCTGTGATGGTTATTGCAACATGGCCACGTTTGTCGTAATGTGCTCATTATACTGCTTTCGTCACCCCATCGTGATCATGATACTTTCGTTGTACTGCCTTCATCATTCCATCGGCATCATTATTCATAATTTCATCGTCCATGTCTCATGAGTGTCGTCATACACTTGTCATGCGATCATGATCATGGCTAACCCTGGTGATGAAAAAAATTTCAGTACGAAGCATAAATTCTTTAGCGTGTCAAATTTCACCAGAAAAGGATTTCAGATAAGGAGGAACAATTGTGCTTTGTAAAAATCGTACTTCTTATTCAGCACTTGGCCCATTTGTCTGCGTTGTTCTTTACACTATATTAAAATTTCCTGAAACTGAACTAGTCCATAAATAAATACTACTACATGCCTGTTGTGTGCACATTGTTCGTTCAGCTCCTACAGGAAGTTGATTTGGGATTTTGAAGGAGTGTTATGGCTTTTATCGCGGTAGGCTATTCACTGCCCTCATGGCTCCTCTGTTCATACCCCTTTAGTATTCAAGCTGTATCAGCCTTGGTTAGATTCTCAGGCACATGATTCCTTTAATGAGTTTGCTTGCAACCTTGGTTCATACAATGCATACCAGTGCTGCTATATCTTTACGAGGCTTATGGTACGCAAAATGCAGATCCACCTGACATGGAGCAATAGTGTATTGTGGCGTTGCCTTGTTGCAGGCATCAGGAAAAAGCTGACTGCAGCTTCCCGAAGGGCTGGATGCAGTGCCATTACAGAATGGACTCAAGCCATCACCAACCACCTGTACTGGTGTGCATGCGCTTGCGGTGGCAACGGGGACATGCTGGTGGCAGCATGGAGTAGCATGCTGAACCACATTAAGAACAGACATGAAGGACATGGTGGCCTGTACCCCCGCTGTCTTCATGGACAATCCCGCCGCATGTGATGGCTCACTGCTGGTAGGCATAAATAACCAAAGAGCACCAAGATAAAGTGCATGAAAGAGCTGTATTTATAATTCCCTTTCTTGTCAGACTCTCCAGCCTACAAGCAAATTGAGCGCATTGTGGCAGCACCACTGTTGCTGAAAGACATCCGccagttgtcaccatctgttcagACATACAGCCTGGAGTCCTTCCACAGTGTTCTGAATGGTTTTGCCCCGAAGTCAACTGCATTCACATATGAAGGCATGAAGGCCCGGTGAGTTTGCATAAGCTAATGTTCTAGCAATGAAACTACAGTGGATTATTAATGCTGAAACAAAATAATTTTCTAGCACACTGATTGCTGCGCTTCATTTCAATGAGAACTCCCAGCGAGAGCAAGGAAGGAGCTGTGATGGTGCAGAACAGTGGCGCATAAAGTCCTCCAAGGTCAGGCAAAGTACCTTAACAGCATGTGCACTCAAGACAGCTCCCACATTTGGCAAGTCAATTTGAAAATACTTGCTGTGCTATGGTTTGCCTACTATTGCAATATGTTATGCAGCAATGTTTGTAAAAAAGGGAATGTTTTAGTCCTGCTGTACTGTCTACCAAAAGCATCGATATCTCTTGCAATGGAGAGTGAAGTGACTGCGACAGCTGTTTTTCACAGAAATTTTCTTAACCTTCATGGCAGTCTGTCCAATGAAGACATTTCGCCAGATCAGTGGAATTTTGCTCAAGATTGCCATGTACTGCCAAAAGCTGTACATCCTAGAGATGTGTCACTGAAAGGGTGCAATGACAGACACTTTGCGATACATAACGTGGAACATTTGAATGGCCAATGCTTCCGGAGCAACAATGAAGTCAAAGAGGTGAAACGCTTCCTCAATGGGCTGGCAGCGGAGGTCTATGACATTGGGGTACAAAAATTGGAGCACTCTgcaaaaatgcgtagaaaaaagATTgcgattatgtagaaaaatagagtAAAGTTTCACTTTTCCAATGATGTTAATTTTTATGAGATTAAACAATGTTGTCTGTTTGTGAAATTGATGGTAACCTTATTCCTGGATGAACTCTAGTATATGGAGTGTTTGTATATGCCTTAGGACGTCCCCCCTTTTAGGTGTGTGCAGGTATGAAAGGGAAGAAATGCAATAATCTgttgaacttttcttttttttagactaTGTGAAAGACCTGCACAAGAAAGTGATGGAGCTGTGCGCAGAGTATGAAACATTCTCCAAAGCACTTGCACAAGTAGAGGAAAGTGTTCCAGCTGCATTCTCATCTCGGAATGACCAAAGAGTGCACAAGAGAGACCTTGTAGCTACACACAAAGCACGGTTCCTCAAGTTCTGATGCAGTGCACAGATCGGCATCACACATTTTCTTGACTGTTCCCTGACCGTTAACAATGTACTCATTTTCAAAGTGATCATTTCATTCCAAAAAGCACTAGCCGCAACCCATACGATACAAAAATGTTAGCTTGTATGCTAGTTAGACGGGCAAATGTAGCTTCACTTTGAGCGAGTGCACCGTTAGTGTGGTTGTAAGAAATTACTTTGTTGTGTCGCTTTAGAAAACAATGCCAAAACAAAGGAAACAGCCAGACAGGAGAGAACATTGTTATTTCCTGTTCTGATGAAACGTGTAAACAATATGTCAAATTGCTTGATTTCCTAAGTCctggtaaggaaagagttaaacaTGCACACATGATTCTTCCTACTCTGCCATATCGCTGGCATTCTAGTCATCACTAACTTTTCCATTATGTCTTCAGTGACGAAACACATCATCAACAAGAATACAGAATGTTTTACTGCTCAGCACTTTAGCTTTAAAAAACCGACAACCTTGTGACTAGTGACACCTGCTGACAGGTAAGCAGAACATTTTTCGATATCTGATGAGGAACTCAAATGTGCACTGCGATTTATCGATGACACTGCGCTGCTTCCACAATTTTCTTTCCCTCTAAGACTCTGGGTACTTGAATCCTGTGGGCGTTTCTGTGGGAAACGTCACCCGAATTTTCGCGACAGCACACGATGGCAACACAAAACGTTCGCCTTTTCGAAGCCGCCCCCACAGCCAGCGCACAAATTGCCTGTACGCTGTGTACCGGTACcttctgtaaagaaaaaaaaatacaaaacaattaTTACACACTTGCATAGAAACATTGAGTGAATTGAAGGCACTTCACTTGGTTGGATGGATTGATGCTGTGAGTAGCCTCTGTGGAAGAGGCTGCAGGCTATGGCCCCCAAgcatttttttattaatattattaatacAATTTTTTGTGGCCTCAGTTAAACTTGCATCCCATGTTAAATAAGTGCCCAGCAGGCACTGAAAGTAAACAAGCACAGTTGTAGATCTATTCGTCAGCCAGCTGGAGTATAGTGGCTTTACTTCACAAGCCTAGAAGGGGGTGCTCTCTCCCTACAATTCTTTTTTCTCATAAAACTGCTCCATGTTCAATGTAAATACATTTATAATGTCTTTTTAAGTGGCTAGTTCCCTGCTCATATATTACGCGACATAATGTGCCATAACTTTACTTCAACATTAGGTAGCAGTCGACAGCCAGTGTACAAATCCAATGTGATACCAGTTTTTCATTGTTCGCATGTTTACTATAACATGAATGTGTTGCTCACAGTTCTATTAGGAGGTTCCTGTTGGTGTCAGTGAATCCATCCATGTCAACCATGTGTATTAGCAATTTTTTAAAAACACGAACTATTCTTCTACCCATCCGCTACATCTTGTTGCCGCCCATTTTGCCACTTTCAACCCAAAGATATTTTGTACGCATAAACCTTGACCTCTTTTGCTGCATTACTTTATGAATGAGCATACTCAACTGTCCATTTGTACTTTTATTTTGTATATATAGCATTCTAactgtcatttttaatatgtagcAGTCATTATAGATCAATAGTCCTTGTAAATAAATACAGACTTATCTGCTGTTTGTTGGATTTCTTCTAAATTCCTAACCATCCTGAACTGCTTCTATCACTGCATGAATAAACAAAGTGTTTTGCCAAACAGCTGTTTCAACATCTATTAGCTTTGCTGTTGGGATATGTCATGCAGTATGTGTACATCAAGAGGCTTAGTGGCACAATGTCACAATGAGAAGGCTggctaaaaaaaatagaaaaatgatGCCTACAGACAAACCGACTAAGTATTCCTGAGTGAACCCTTGACAATTCCAAAGTGTGTGATGAGGCCACTATGGCAAATAATGTTAATAATGCAGTGCGCATGACCATTATAAATGAGACAATGCTTTGATGTGCAGCTGTTTCTTAACCAATGCTGAAATTAGGTGCACCAGAGGAGTAACAATCTGGGTGTAACAACTGTATGCAATATGAATTGCATTAAGAGCATCAGAAACATATTTGGATTCATTTGGAAGATCAACTTTACAACAAAAAACTATAGACGTCTCCCCGGTGGTACGTGCGGCCTCCTGGATGAGCATCAGCTTGATCAAACTATATGTATGCCAGGCACATACCcggaattttttttctgctagggggGGAACACCCAAGGTTTCTATGCAAAATCGGGGGCGGGtctacttttactagtacaaactTTAAAATTTTCCATCGCTCACTTAAAGGCGCGTCGCAAACCCacaaaatggaaaagaaacaaggtgaacaagaagaaagaaacaacaaactcACGCAGGAAAGAGGCACAGAAAGggcactgccaagaacaagcaaAATGAAGATTTCTAGTAGTGTTTTTCTAAGTAGCTCTGGATGAATTATAGTGAAAGATGTGTTTGCAGAACAATCGCAGTTCTTTTAGGTCCCTCGTTtcctgctctaccaagtgaagtACTAAGGCCCCTGGAGTTTCACACAATAATTACTAGATAGCTCTGGGGTCGTGTCTaagggagctgcaatgggagcagtTGAGCCAGCATGgcaattatgggaagtacacggatttgcctaaacttcattctTTTGGCTTGATACGGCTTTGCAAACTCGTCATTTTCGACAATGTaccgcacagtaaataattaaataaacaaacattattaaaattgtccgaccgcaggattcaaacacaggaccgCTAGGCATAGACGTTCGATACTGAAATCATTATGCTGCGGTGGTCCGCATCGACACGTGacaacgcccttatgaatttattgcGGGCACGCCAGTACTTTGAGATGCtaggcgcgtttcgatttggccacctcgacaagctgaaccgttgCAATTAGCAGTGATTGTTTGCGTTTGTAGCATCTTCTGCACTTGGAAAAGTAtacattgctttgaaatttatgacaatgaatgcatgcaaGTTGTGATAAACAAATCCACaaacacgaagatcagacaaatacgTGTACTTCCATCATTTCTATGGTGGCTCAACAATTGAAGCACCAGAGTTACTTATTGTTCGAAACTTCATGTCAAAACCGACTCGTagtgttatttgggaagttgtgtaaTGATGCGTGGCCGCTAGTCCCATACAACCGTGTGGAGCACAGGACGCTATggttgtagacgtactgcgcccaccgtggAAGgttattattatggggttttcatgtgccaaatccactttctgattatgaggcacgccgtggaaGGTTAGAAAAGCGCCCACATAGGCACAGCAAATAAGTGCCTACGTCGGGCGgcttgactgataactgtagaagagcAATTCAAAACgcacggaatcattctccacttctggcggcgttttctctacttcctttttaaataaaaagattttcatccataaatattttcataaacaacggcttaattttttccatttttgcaACTCTTTTTCCCGTTGCCACTTTTCCACGAAAAATACTCTACATTcaagggaaaaaccagacgaggtaacaggtaCATTCACATTGCTTATGGGTTCAAGAGTTATTGCAAGGTTTGATTCAAATTTTGAAATTTTTAGGGATCACTAGGAAATGTAGATCGATGAAAATATATCAATGGGGCCTTTCTAATGGCAGCACCTTCAGATTTTGAAACAAACATCAAAATAATGAGAAAGGCGAAAACATTCCGCCATTCTTTAGGTGGGAGAATATCGGTCTATTTCATGCCCTCAGTTCAGTGACTTTTACCTTTCCCTTGACCTGATCAGGGATCGCTTCTATGCCTTGGCCATAACAATACTGTAACAGCAGCCCAGTGTTGACCACGGAATAGCTggcaagtctcaagattgatttggcggtgctttaggcGTGGCCGGGAGGAGAAAGgggggcacccccccccccgggcccctccttgggtacgtgcctgatgtaTGCTCTCCTGCCCTACACACACCTAGAGATTTGATATGCAAAAAATTTTCATTTCTGATGCCAACAATTGTCGACTGGAAGTCTTGACCTTGCTGTGTTTGCAAACTAATTCTGTTAACATACTGAAAGAAATAGTTCATGTTCTCTGTTTGTCCCTTCCAAAACAACCCGAGTAGGCGAACAGCATTTAAAAAAGTTGACGTGTTTGCTTGGTTAATAAGCTATGTGTTTTAGCGATGCACGTTTATTTCATTGGTCGAAAGAAAGCTGTGCAAGAACAAGAACTTACTTGTGCATTTCATCGTCCATGGTGTGCCCCCATGAACGAAGTTCCAGGTAGGCCACACGGAGCACGGCAACGTTCAGACACAGAACATTGAAGTCTGGATGTTCCGTGATGCAACCCTGCGGTTGGGCGAGACTTACGGGTGCACCCATCTCGCGACAGCACAGACACTCGTGCTCGAGGAAGTTCGCGAGCACCTGGCAGTGCCCACATTCGCACCTGTAATGTGTAATGCAAAAGTAACAGCAATGCACGAACCAGAAGCCGGTACAGATTACACACGCTATTCGCAATGTTGCGTCCGGCACTGTTGACAGCTCGACTCAGGTCCATCCAACACGAAGCTACAGGCACCGTGCTTGTTTAGGGCTTGGCCCTGAAATGCTTTCAATTGTTAAAACACGAAAATGACACGCCGCGCCATAGCTGGCCGCAAAGGAGAAAACGAGCAGGTTTCGATTAGATTTAACTGCGCATTGCGAATTGCAGGTAACGTTTCTAAGCGACCGATGCAGCACGTAATAACAAGCATCTGTACGTACCAGTCTGTGCTTGAAAGTCGCGACGGCATGTCCATACCGTCTTCTTCGCCCGAGGTCCCATCGCTGCTCCCCTCgatgctttcccgctccggagagccggtgtcgagggcgccgtcgtagtacgcaacgacgccggcagcgcgagccctcagcagcaggtcgcgctcgtcagtgctcaaatcgctgaagttgagcccagcatcgcgagccaatgtgtcgttgtcagggtccatcgcgacgagcgtcgaagtttacGTCATAGAATGAGgtaccagcttatggtcgcgcgtttctcgtTCCGCTAGCCATCATACTGCCGCCATGCtgccgctttcgctctgctgttggctctgtcttggctccgtttctggccgcgcgttcgcgttttgcgcagaaaagccgtagcgccgtctgtggACGCCGTTccactcaccgacggcgcaacgtcactatgagaccgtGATGTCacttctcctcgatcggagggcgggcgatttaaACTGTGCTAGAGGCACGCGGACGCTTCaaaacgcattttctcttaaaataagtctctccttggcacgaaacaagcgtttcgaggtttctggggtggtatttcaacagtccacattgaattaatagtaacctttagtgtccctttaacacctTACAGACCTCAGAACTTATCTCAATATAAATGTCAAGGTACACCACTGGGTggtaatcttgactaattattgATTTTTCCCTACGCACTCAGATAAATACAAAACCATTGCTTGCGGAAGTTACGATGACTCAGTGTCCTAACCAAATAAACTGATAAGGCTTGGGAATTCTGCCGACGACTTGACACAATAATACATAGGCGGAAGGGCCCCTCTCTACAGATTTctgcaggaccaaggcctctATTAGCgatcatccccaccagtgcccgacggtcactacatcgcggctcctatgcaagacgtcctccttacacacgggatcacactacctcatactattttatctattacggcgaattgcgtctgcctgccagtggtaaattttgccttgacgacccaagtgctgccacgcgggatgtctctggcccaactttgctcattcgaggatcactctgtagcatcgatttcagtagacgacaattcaaccgatcctcctctaccatcgcagtcggcaacttgtaccatcgccaacttacagaaaatgattgcacccgacatgccgtccgagcacgctcgtgcgctctacggcgttctgatttcctaccaagatatttttgactttaacgatcgtcttttggcccaaacaacagctgttaaacatcgcattaataccggagatgcccctcctattcatcgccgcccgtatcgagcatcaccggctgagcgtcaagtgattcacaccgaagttcgcaaaatgcttgccaagaacattattgaaccgtcatgtagtccatgggcgtcaccggttgtgctggtaaaaaagaaggatggctcatggcgcttttgcgtggtttatcggcaccttaacagggttaccaaaaaggacgtgtatcccctaccttggattgatgacgcccttgactgcctccgtggtgctcgctatttctcctctattgaccttcgctccggctattggcagattgccgtggacgacctcgaccgcgagaagactgcctttgtaaaacccgacggtctttatcaattcaaggtgatgccgttcggcctatgtaacgctcctgccacttttgaacgcatgatggactcccttcttcacggtttcaaatggtccacgtgcctgtgctacttggacgacgttatagtattctccccaacattcgctacgcacctcgagcgcctctcagcagtcctggacgtttttcggcgagccggtctgcaactcaacgcatcgaagtgccaattcggccgtcgccagattaccgtccttggacatctcgttgacgcgaacggagtgcaaccgtacccaggcaagatccatgctgttacgcacttccctgttccgaagtgtgtcaaagatgtgcgcagcttcatcggcctttgctcgtacttccgccgtttcgtcaaaaatttcgcggccatagcacgaccactaaccgagcttttgaaaaaagacgcccctttccagtggggcgataacgaggcctctgcattctcgcttctcatcgatcttctcacaacgcctcccgttctggcccatttcgatccttctgcgcctagcgaagtccgtactgatgccagcggtcacggaattggcgcagtactggcacaacgccagcgtggccacgaccgtgttatcgcttacgccagcaggctcctctcgcccgcggagcgcaactattcc from Dermacentor albipictus isolate Rhodes 1998 colony chromosome 7, USDA_Dalb.pri_finalv2, whole genome shotgun sequence includes the following:
- the LOC139047576 gene encoding P2X purinoceptor 7-like, giving the protein MDMPSRLSSTDWCECGHCQVLANFLEHECLCCREMGAPVSLAQPQGCITEHPDFNVLCLNVAVLRVAYLELRSWGHTMDDEMHKRYRYTAYRQFVRWLWGRLRKGERFVLPSCAVAKIRVTFPTETPTGFKYPES